Within Halorubrum lacusprofundi ATCC 49239, the genomic segment CGTAGACGGCGGCGGCCGCGAGCCCCACGGGCGATTTGCCCGAGTGGAGCCCCTGTTCCTTTGCCGTGTTGAGCAGGCTTCGGGCCCGACGCTCGGCCTCGTCGGAGAGGCCCAGATCGGAGGCGAACCGGGGGACGTAGCTCTCGGGGTCTGCGGGCTGGATCTCCAGTTTGAGCTCGCGAACGACGTAGCGGTACGTCCGGGCGATCTCGTCCTTCTCGACGCGGGAGACGGCCGCGATCTCGTCGAGGCTTCGGGGAGTTCCGGCCTGTCGGGCGGCGGCGTACAGTGACGATGTCGACACGCCCTCGATGGATCGGCCGGGAAGCAGGTCCTCGTCGAGTGCGCGCCGATAGATGACCGAGGCGGTCTCGCGGACGTTGTCGGGGAGCCCGAGCGCGCTGGCCATGCGGTCGATCTCGCCGAGCGCCTGCTTCAGGTTGCGTTCCTTGGAGTCGCGGGTGCGGAACCGCTCGTTCCAGGTGCGCAGCCGCTGCATCTTCTCGCGCTGGCGGCTGGACAGGGACTTGCCGTAGGCGTCTTTATCCTGCCAGCCGATGTTCGTCGAGAGCCCCTTATCGTGCATCATGTTCGTCGTTGGGGCCCCAACGCGGCTCTTCTCGTCTTTCTCGCTGGAGTCGAACGCGCGCCACTCCGGCCCGCGGTCGATCTCGTCTTCCTCGACGACGAGTCCGCAGTCGACACAGACGGTCTCGCCGTGTTCCGTGTCGCTCGCGAGCTGACCGCTGCACTCCGGGCAGCGCAGCTCCTCGTCAACCGATTCGGTCTCGGTTTCGGATTCGGTCTCGTCGACGTGCTCCGCCGTGTACGTTCGAACGTTTTCGCTCATTGGTTAGTTCAAGTGGAGGGAACGAAGGGACCGAGAGACGCATCTCGGTTGGTTTCCTCACCGTCATGTAAGCGTCGAACGTATTTAAATTCTTGGGGCAGTTTCGGATCGGAGAACGCACGATAGATCGGTTTAAAGGCCAGTTACGACGGGTATTCCCGGTTTTTTGGCTGACCTTAACGCCCACCGAATCCCATCGTCGATCGGCGACACGTACCTATATAGCTATTTCGCGGGAGAGCTGACCGACAGTCGGCCTCGCAGTTTCCGCGAGGACAACGGATTTGGGGGTCGGCCGAGCAGGTGCCGTATGAACCGCGCGCGACTCGACGACCGGCTCGCCGATCTCGACACGGACGGGTACCTGATCGACGCCTCGCAGGACGACGCCAACCAGCTGTATCTCTCCGGGTTCACCGGCCCCGACCCGTTCCTCACGCTGTACGCCGACGGCGAGATCCACGTTCTCGTCGGCGGACTGGAGTACGGTCGCGCCCGCAAGGAGGCGACCGCCGACACCGTCGAGCGCCACGCCGACTACGACTACGAGTACGGCGGCCGCGAGGCCCGCAACGACATGTACGCCCGGTTCGTTCGCGACAAGGGCGTCGAGTCCGTGTCGATGCCGCCGCGCGGCCCGGTCGGCACCGCGGACGCGCTCCGCGAGCGCGGGATCGAGGTCGCCGTCGACACCGACGACCGGATCCGCGAGGTCCGAGCGGTCAAGACCGACGAGGAGGTCGACGCGATCCGCGAGGCCCAGCGCGCTAACGAGGCGGCGATGCGGGCCGCCGAGGCGCTGATCGCCGGCGCCGAGGTGGCCGGCGAAGGTGACGACACAGAGACAGGTGTCCTGCTTCACGACGGCGATGCCCTCACCAGCGAGCGAGTGACCGAGGAGATCGAGGTGACGCTGCTGCGGCACGGCTGTGCGCTCGATCAGACGATCGTCGCCGGCGGCGTGCAGGCCGCGGACCCCCACGACCGCGGTTCGGGGCCGCTCCGGGCGGACGAGGCGATCATCGTCGACATCTTCCCGCGGTCGAAGGCGACGAAGTACAACGCCGACATGACCCGGACGTTCTGCGTCGGCGAGCCGCCAGCGACGCTCCGCGAGTGGTACGATCTCACCGAACGCGCGCTCGACGCCGCGCTCGACGCCGTCGAGCCGGGCGCGACCGGCGAGGATGTCCACGCGGCGGCCTGCGAGGTGTACGAGGACGCGGGCGAGCCGACGTTCCGGACCGACCCCGAGACGGAGACCGGATTTATCCACTCCACCGGCCACGGGGTCGGCCTCGACGTCCACGAGTCCCCGCGGCTCGCGAGCGGCGGCGAGGAGCTGGAGCCCGGCCACGTGATCACCGTCGAGCCCGGGCTCTACGACCCCGAGGTTGGCGGCGTCCGGATCGAGGACATCGTCGTCGTCACCGAGGACGGCTACGAGAACCTCACGGCGTACCCGATCGAGTTTGAGGTCTGATTGCACATCACACCCGGCCCCGCTGGCCGCGACCGGAACCCGCTTTGACCCGCGTCGAGAACGGCGACCGTGAACTGGCGGTACAAACACACCGCGCTCGCCCTCTGTACGCTCGCGTTCACCGCGACGATGGTCGCGCGGCTGGTTATCAGCCCGCTGATCCCGCAGATCCGCGCCGAGTTCGGCGTCACGAACGCGACCGTCGGGTTGGGGCTGTCGGGGATGTGGCTCGCGTACGCGCTCTCGCAGTTCCCCTCCGGCGTGCTCGGCGACCGCTACGGCGAGCGCACCGTCATTCTGGCCGCCGTCGGCGCCACCGCAGTCGCCTCCCTGCTCATCGCCGTCTCTCCGTCGATCCTCGCGTTCATCGTCTTCGCCGTCGTGCTCGGCGCGGGCGCCGGCCTCCACTACTCGGTAGCGACCACGTTCCTCGCCAAGCAGTTCGACAACATCGGCCGCGCCATCGGCGTCCACGTCGCCGGCGGCCCAATCGCGGGGCTCGCCGCCCCGCCCCTGGCCGCGCTCGTCGGATCCCGGTACGGCTGGCGCGCCGGTATCGCCCTCGGCGTCGCCGTCGCGGTCCCCGTGTTCGCCCTGTTCGCGTGGCGGGTGCGTCCCACCGAGCCGCTCCGGCCCGACCAGCCCGTGCGCGAGCGGTTCGCACTCGGGCCGCTCGCGGAGTTGCTCTCCCGGCCAGAAATTCTCTACACGACCGCGCTGTCGACGATGGGCGCGTTCACCTGGCAGGCGACCGCCTCCTTCCTCCCGTCGTTCTTGGAGTTCGGGACGGAGCTGTCCGCCGGAGTTTCGGCGCTGCTGTTCTCGCTGTACTTCCTCGTCCACGGCGCGACGCAGCCGGTGACGGGGTCGATGTCAGATCGGATCGGCCGCGACGCGACCGTGATGGCGACGATGGCCGCCGGAGTCGTCGGCTACGGGCTACTCGTCGCGGCGGCGGAGTTCGACTTCGGGCGTCCCATCACCGTCGTCGGCGTCGGCTTCGTCGGCCTCGCGATGTCGTGGGGCGCGCCGCTGCAGTCGCGGTTCATGGACCTCCTCTCCGACGCCGAGCGCGGCGCCGGGTTCGGGCTCGTCCGGACCGCCTACATGGTCGTCGGCGCGTCGGGAAGCGTCGTCGTCGGCGCGGTCTCCGACGCCGCCGGCTGGTCGGTCGCGTTCGGGCTGCTCGCTGGCGTGATGGTGCTCGGGCTGGCCGCGCTGCTCGCGAATCGACTGTTGCGGCTCGGGTATTAGCGGGCTGTCGCCAGTTTACAAGACGGAGTCAGTTAACGAGGAGAACCCGACTACAGCCGGTCGTCTTCGAGGCTTCCCGGGTCCTGCGCCGTGTCGAACATGTTGTTCTCGGCGCCATCAAGCATCTCGTCGCGGGGCTCGTCGTCAACGATGGAGACGTTGTACGCCTCGATCCCGGAGGCGATCAGGTCCTCAGCGGCCTGCTCCTCGGAGACGAACTCCTGTTCGGCGAGCTGCTGAAACTCCGCGTACACGTCGTCGGACAGATTCAGCTCGAAGGTGGGCATACGCATTCGTTCCGGCCGGACGCTTTTAAGCATTCCCTCGCCGGCGACCACCGCCTGCGGGCCGAAGTCGCGCCTCTGAGCCCAGACACCGGCAACAGGAGATCGGACGCGGTCCCGATCGACCTCGATCTGGCCCCGTCGACCGTCTCGGGATACCTCCGGCTCGTGACGGCGACCGTATTTAAACCGCCGAACAGTTCGGGAGTAGCTAGTTGTTTGTTTCTGGTCTAACAGTACGGTATGTCACGGCTCAGGAGAGCGTAATTAACATCTCCAGACGCCCAGAGGCATCGGGAACTCACGAGCGATCGCCGCGGCGGACGGCGGGCCGGCGCCGCGGAAACGCGTCCGTACCGCCGAGCCGGCTCATCGACACGATACACGATACACACAATGGATCGACGAACGATTGCCATCCTCCTCATCGTGCTCGCCGTGCTGCTACCGACGTGGTACGTCGGACTGCACGGTGAGCCGCCGTCGGAGGAGGTCAGGATCGACCAGAGCGTGAGCGAGATGCAACCGCTGGAGGGGTTCGTAGACACGCCGAACAAGCTCTCGCCGAGTCAGGTCGGCGTGATCGTCTGGATCGCGCTGCTCGGGCTTCTGGGAGCCATGGCGTTCTTCCACCGCTTCATGAATCGGGCCGCACGACCCGACCCGAGCGGCGGCGGCCCGGGTGATGCAGCCGACGCGACCGAAGCGGCCGCCACCGACGGCGGCGGGCTCGACGGACCGCCGCCAGAGGGGATGAACCGGGCGACGTTCCCGTGGTTCGAGACCGAAGACCGGTGGGTCGTCGAGTACCACGACGCGAGCGACGCCATCGAGGGGCTCGTCGCGATGGGCGGACTCACTGTCCTCGCCATCGTGTTCTCGGCGCTGCTCACCGCCGAGTACCTCACCTTGGCGCGGACCCAGTACTTCGGGGTCTACGCCTTCGGGCTGTTCATGTCGCTGCTGGGCTCGACGGTGTCGTACTACGCCTGGTTCATGCCCCACGTCGAAGTCGCCGAACGGAGGGACCACTGATGGGAGACGACGCAACCGATCCACGACAGACGCGAGCAGGAACCGACACTCATCTCGGCGACCGCGAGCTGTGCGACGCCTGCCCGGAGAACGACGACGGGCTCGCCGTCGACCCGAGCATCTACCGGCCGTTCTGGAAGGACGCGCGCGCCGAACTCAAACGGCGCGACTACGCGAAGGTCCTCGCGACGGTCGGCGGGATAACGGCGGTCGGAAGCCTCGTCGCCCCCGTCGCGGGGCTCACGCGGGTGTTCGACACCAAGTATCGGGGACCGGTGTACGAAGACGGGATCCCCCTCGTCGACGACGCTGGCGAGCGGATCGCGGAGGACCGCATCGCCCCGGGCGAACAGCTCACCGTCTTCCCCGAGCCGCGTCCGGGGATCGAGGACGCCCCGACGCTGCTCGTGCGCTTCGAGGAGTCGGCGTACGGCGACGAGGTGCGTGACGAGTACACCGTCGGCGGATACGCCGCGTTCTCGAAGGTGTGTACCCACGCGGGCTGTATGGTCGCCGACCGCGACGGCGACGTGCTCGTCTGTCCGTGTCACTCCGGCCGGTTCGATCCGGTGACGGGCGGGCAGGTCGTCGGGGGGCCGGCGCCACGAGCGCTCCCGCAGCTGCCGATCACGCTCTCGGGCGACGGGTACCTCGTCGCGACCGGGGACTTCCAGGGGCCGATCGGCCCCGGAGGCGAATGATGTCCCGGATCGACGCCGCGGTCGACCGAGCCGAGTCGGCGTACGACTGGGTCGACTCGCGGCTGGACCTCGACGACGCGAACGACTTCCTCGGGAAGGCGTTCCCGGCGGAGGATTCGTTCCTCCTCGGCGAGGTCGCGCTGTTCTGTTTCGGTATCCTCGTCTCGACCGGAACGTTCCTCGCGTTCTTCTACGAGCCGAGCACGGCCGCCGTCGAGTACGGCGGCAGCGTCGCGCAGTACCAGGGTCAGGAGATGCCGGCCGCGTTCAAAAGCGTCCTCAACATCACCTACGACGTGCCGTTCGGGATGTTCCTGCGGCGCATGCACCACTGGGCGGCGCACCTGTTCGTCGCGTCGATAGCGTTGCACATGCTCCGCGTGTTCTTCACCGGGGCGTACCGCAACCCGCGCGAGCCGAACTGGCTCGTCGGGACCGGCCTCGCCGGGCTAGCGATGTTCGCCGCGTACACCGGCTACTCGCTCCCGTACGACGAGTTCGCGAGCACGGCGGTCGGTATCGGCTACAACGTCGCCGCCTCGATCCCGATCGTCGGCGACCCGCTCGCGAGCATCGTCTTCGGCGGGCAGTTCCCGACGAGCGCGACGATCCCGCGGCTGTTCTTCCTCCACGTCTTCCTCATTCCGGCCGCGATCGCGGGGCTCATCGCCGTCCACATGGCCATCCTCGTCCGGCAGAAACACACCGAGGCGCAGCGCGACGAGGACGTGGCCGCCGCGGGAGGGGGCGGTGGTACCGCGAAGACGGGCGGGAGCGCCGAGGCGACCGACGGCGGCGCCCGCCTGATCGACCGCGACGATGACAGCGTCGTGATCGGGCTCCCCGCGTTTCCGAACCAAGCCGCGGTGAGCGCGGTCGTGTTCTTCCTCACGATGGCCGTGCTTTCGCTGCTCGCCGGCCTGCTCCCCGTCCACAACATCGCCCAGTACGGGCCGAACGACCCGGCGTCGACGCCGTCGCTCGTCATGCCGGACTGGTTCCTGATGTGGGGGTACGGATTCTTGAAGCTCACCCCCTCGTGGATGAGTTTCGACGTGCTTGGCGTGCACATTAGCTCGGAGTTCGTGGGCGGGCTGTTCCTCCCGAGTCTCGTGTTCGTCGCCGTGGCGGTCTGGCCGTTCATCGACCGCGCGGAGAAGCCGGAACACTTCACCCGGAACTATCTCGACCGGCCGTTCCCGACCGCGGTCGGCATCCTCGGCGTCACGCTCGTCATGGTCGCCTCCATCGCCGGGATGGACGTGATCGTCGCCGAGATTCTCGGCACGTCGACGGCCGTGCTCCGGCCGTACCTGATCGCGGCGCTCGTGCTCGTCCCCGCCGCGGCCGGCACGCTCACCTACGCGATCCTCGGCGGCTTCGAGGACGGTTCGGGGGCGGGCGGCGAGGAGGCGACGACAGACGATCGACCGTCGTCGGCCACGGAGGGATCGAGCGATGACTGAGTCGAGCACGTTCCGGCTGGCCGAGCTGTCGCCGCGCCGGTACCGCTGGGCGGATCGAGCGACGAAACTGGCCGGCGTGGGGCTGATCGCCGTCGGACTCGACGCTGGCGGCGGCACGCCCGCGGGCGTCGCGTTCGCGGCGCTCGGCGTCGCGCTCGGCCTCGCGACCGTTCTCATAGAGAAACAATGACTGACACGACAAACACGTCCGACGAATCGACACGCGACGAGTCCGGTACCGCGCGCCGCGACTTCCTGAAGGGGGCCGGGGTGGCGGCCGCCGTCGGCGCCACCGGCTTGGGCTCCGCGCAGGACCTCACCGAGATGACCGCGCTGGAGGTCGTCGACGACCCGATCGGCAACTACCCGTACCGCGACTGGGAGGACCTCTACCGCGAGGAGTGGGACTGGGACGGGAAGGCCCGCTCGACGCACAGCGTCAACTGCACGGGCAGCTGCTCGTGGCAGGTGTACACGCGGAATGGGCAGGTGTGGCGCGAGGAGCAAGCCGGCGACTACCCCCGATTCGACGAGTCGCTCCCGGATCCGAACCCGCGGGGCTGTCAGAAGGGAGCGTGTTTCAGCGACTACGTGAACGCCGACCAGCGCGTCACGCACCCGCTCCGTCGGACCGGCGAGCGCGGCGAGGGGAAGTGGGAGCGGATCTCCTGGGACGAGGCGCTCACCGAGATCGCCGAGGAGGTCATCGACGCCGTCGAGGACGAGGAGTACGACGCGATCAGCGGCTTCACCCCGATCCCGGCGATGAGCCCGGTCTCGTTCGCCTCTGGGAGCCGCCTCGTCAACCTGCTCGGCGGCGTCAGCCACTCCTTCTACGACTGGTACTCCGACCTCCCGCCGGGACAGCCGATCACGTGGGGGACCCAGACCGAGAACGCCGAGAGCGCGGACTGGTACAACGCCGACTACATCATCGCGTGGGGCTCGAACATCAACGTCACGCGGATCCCCGATGCGAAGTACTTCCTCGAAGCCGGCTACGACGGCGCCAAGCGCGTCGGCATCTTCACCGACTACAGCCAGACGGCGATCCACTGCGACGAGTGGATCGGCCCGGAGCCCGGCAGCGACACGGCGCTCGCGCTCGGGATGGCGCGCACCATCGTCGACGAGGGGCTCTACGACGAGGAGCATTTAAAAGAGCAGACGGACATGCCGCTGCTCGTCCGCGAGGACACCGGGAAGTTCCTCCGCGCGAGCGAGGTGTCCGGGCTGAGCGTCGACGCCGACCGGCCGGAGAAGGTGTTCGTCATGCAGGACGCCGACGGCACCCTCCGGACGGCGCCCGGATCGCTGGGCGAGCGCGACGGACAGCACGACCACTCCGTGAGCATCGAGCTCGACTTCGACCCCGAACTCGCCGTCAAGCGCACGGTCGGCACGACCGACGGCGACATCGAGACGCGCTCGGTGTGGCTGAATCTCCGCGACGAGCTGTCGGAGTACACCCCCGAGCGCGTCAACGAGATCACGGGCGTCGGCCGGCAGACTCACCAGAAGATCGCCCGCGAGTTCGCCGAAGTCGACCGCGCGAAGATCATCCACGGGAAGGGGGTCAACGACTGGTACCACAACGATCTGGGGAACCGTTCGATCCAACTGCTCGTCACGCTCACGGGGAACCTCGGCCGACAGGGAACGGGTCTCGACCACTACGTCGGCCAGGAGAAGATCTGGACGTTCAACGGGTGGAAGAACCTCTCGTTCCCGACCGGAAGCGTCCGGGGCGTCCCGACGACGCTCTGGACGTACTACCACGCCGGGATCATGGAGAACACCGACCCGGACACGGCGGCGAAGATTCGGGAGTCGATCGACAAGGGGTGGATGCCGCTGTACCCGAGCGAACGCGACGACAGCGGCCGCCCGGACCCCCGAGTCATGTTCGTCTGGCGCGGGAACTACTTCAATCAGGCCAAGGGGAACATCGCGGTCGAAGAGGAGCTGTGGCCGAAGCTCGATTTGGTCGTCGACATCAACTTCCGGATGGACTCGACGGCGCTCAACAGCGATATCGTCCTGCCGACGGCGAGCCACTACGAGAAACACGACCTCTCGGAGACGGACATGCACACCTACGTGCACCCGTTCACGCCGGCGGTCGAGCCGCTGGGCGAGTCGAAGACCGACTGGCAGATCTTCCGCGATCTCGCCGCGAAGATACAGGAACTGGCCGCGGACCGCGGTACGGAGCCGGTCGACGATCGGAAGTTCGACCGCCAGATCGACCTCCAGTCGGTCCACGACGACTACGTCCGCGACTGGCTCGACGACGAGCCCGGTGCGCTGTCCGAGGACAAGGCGGCCGCGGAGTTCATCCTCGAGAACTCCGAGGAGACGAACCCCGAGGGGACCGACGAGCAGATCACGTTCGACGAGATCGACGAACAGCCCAAACGGCTCCTCGAAACCGGCGACCACTGGTCGTCGGACATCGAGGAGGGCGAGGCGTACACGCCGTGGAAAGACTACGTGCAGGACAAGAACCCGTGGCCGACGTTCACGGGGCGACAGCAGTACTACATCGACCACGACTGGTTCTTGGAGCTCGACGAGCAGCTTCCGACCCACAAGGAGGCGCCGGTGTTACAGGAGAAGTCGGAGTACCCGCTGGGGTACAACACGCCCCACAGCCGCTGGTCGATCCACTCGACGTGGCGCGACAGCAGCAAGATGCTCCGGCTGCAGCGCGGCGAGCCGACCGTCTACCTCAACCCCGACGACGCCGAGGAGCGGGGGATCGAGGACGGCGACACCGTGCGGGTGTACAACGACCTCGACTCGGTCGAGGTGCAGGCGAAGATCTACCCGAGCGGGGAGCCCGGCACCGTCCGGCACTTCTTCAGCTGGGAGCGGTTCCAGTACCCCGACCGCAACAACTTCAATTCGCTCGTCCCGATGTACATGAAGCCGACGCAGCTCGTCCAGTACCCCGAGGACACGGGCGAGCACCTCCACTTCTTCCCGAACTACTGGGGTCCGACCGGCGTGAACAGCGACGTTCGGATCGAGGTCGAGAAGGTCGAAGAGGGGGCAGCGTCGCTCGACGCCGGTTTGCTCGGAGAGTCGGCGACGGAGTTGGAGTCGCCCGATTCGGGCTCGAAATCGCGCGGCGCGTTGGGTCGCGTCTCGGACCTGCTCGGAGGTGACGACTAATGAGCAAGACCACCGAGGATGCGACCCGCCAGACCGACGACGACGCTCGCCAGACCGACGACACGGTCCGCCAGACCGACGACGGCGACGTGTCGCTCGCGGAGGGCGTCGATCATCAGGTCGCGATGGTGATGGACCTGAACAAGTGCATCGGCTGCCAGACGTGTACGATCGCGTGTAAGACCAACTGGACCGAGTCCGGGGGCCGCGAGTACATGTACTGGAACAACGTCGAGACGAAGCCCGGCGCCGGCTACCCCCGCGACTGGGAGGAGTTGGGCGGCGGCTGGGACGAGGAGGGGCAGTCCCGAACGCCCGGCGAACTCCCGGAGAAGGAGGACTACGGTCGTGCGTGGGACTTCAACCACGAGGCGATCATGTACGAGGGGAGCGACGAGCCGCTCCGCCCCATGGAGAACGCCGACTGGGGGCCGAACTGGGACGAGGACGAGGGTGCCGGCGAGTACCCCAACTCCTACTACTTCTACCTCCCCCGGATCTGCAACCACTGTACGCACCCCTCCTGCGTCGAGGCGTGCCCGCGCTCGGCGATCTACAAGCGCGAGGAGGACGGGATCGTCCTCGTCGATCAGGACCGCTGCCGCGGCTA encodes:
- a CDS encoding transcription initiation factor IIB; the encoded protein is MSENVRTYTAEHVDETESETETESVDEELRCPECSGQLASDTEHGETVCVDCGLVVEEDEIDRGPEWRAFDSSEKDEKSRVGAPTTNMMHDKGLSTNIGWQDKDAYGKSLSSRQREKMQRLRTWNERFRTRDSKERNLKQALGEIDRMASALGLPDNVRETASVIYRRALDEDLLPGRSIEGVSTSSLYAAARQAGTPRSLDEIAAVSRVEKDEIARTYRYVVRELKLEIQPADPESYVPRFASDLGLSDEAERRARSLLNTAKEQGLHSGKSPVGLAAAAVYAASLLVNEKVTQSEVSDVANISEVTIRNRYHELLEAEDGATLN
- a CDS encoding M24 family metallopeptidase — protein: MNRARLDDRLADLDTDGYLIDASQDDANQLYLSGFTGPDPFLTLYADGEIHVLVGGLEYGRARKEATADTVERHADYDYEYGGREARNDMYARFVRDKGVESVSMPPRGPVGTADALRERGIEVAVDTDDRIREVRAVKTDEEVDAIREAQRANEAAMRAAEALIAGAEVAGEGDDTETGVLLHDGDALTSERVTEEIEVTLLRHGCALDQTIVAGGVQAADPHDRGSGPLRADEAIIVDIFPRSKATKYNADMTRTFCVGEPPATLREWYDLTERALDAALDAVEPGATGEDVHAAACEVYEDAGEPTFRTDPETETGFIHSTGHGVGLDVHESPRLASGGEELEPGHVITVEPGLYDPEVGGVRIEDIVVVTEDGYENLTAYPIEFEV
- a CDS encoding MFS transporter, which codes for MNWRYKHTALALCTLAFTATMVARLVISPLIPQIRAEFGVTNATVGLGLSGMWLAYALSQFPSGVLGDRYGERTVILAAVGATAVASLLIAVSPSILAFIVFAVVLGAGAGLHYSVATTFLAKQFDNIGRAIGVHVAGGPIAGLAAPPLAALVGSRYGWRAGIALGVAVAVPVFALFAWRVRPTEPLRPDQPVRERFALGPLAELLSRPEILYTTALSTMGAFTWQATASFLPSFLEFGTELSAGVSALLFSLYFLVHGATQPVTGSMSDRIGRDATVMATMAAGVVGYGLLVAAAEFDFGRPITVVGVGFVGLAMSWGAPLQSRFMDLLSDAERGAGFGLVRTAYMVVGASGSVVVGAVSDAAGWSVAFGLLAGVMVLGLAALLANRLLRLGY
- a CDS encoding ubiquinol-cytochrome c reductase iron-sulfur subunit yields the protein MGDDATDPRQTRAGTDTHLGDRELCDACPENDDGLAVDPSIYRPFWKDARAELKRRDYAKVLATVGGITAVGSLVAPVAGLTRVFDTKYRGPVYEDGIPLVDDAGERIAEDRIAPGEQLTVFPEPRPGIEDAPTLLVRFEESAYGDEVRDEYTVGGYAAFSKVCTHAGCMVADRDGDVLVCPCHSGRFDPVTGGQVVGGPAPRALPQLPITLSGDGYLVATGDFQGPIGPGGE
- a CDS encoding cytochrome b produces the protein MSRIDAAVDRAESAYDWVDSRLDLDDANDFLGKAFPAEDSFLLGEVALFCFGILVSTGTFLAFFYEPSTAAVEYGGSVAQYQGQEMPAAFKSVLNITYDVPFGMFLRRMHHWAAHLFVASIALHMLRVFFTGAYRNPREPNWLVGTGLAGLAMFAAYTGYSLPYDEFASTAVGIGYNVAASIPIVGDPLASIVFGGQFPTSATIPRLFFLHVFLIPAAIAGLIAVHMAILVRQKHTEAQRDEDVAAAGGGGGTAKTGGSAEATDGGARLIDRDDDSVVIGLPAFPNQAAVSAVVFFLTMAVLSLLAGLLPVHNIAQYGPNDPASTPSLVMPDWFLMWGYGFLKLTPSWMSFDVLGVHISSEFVGGLFLPSLVFVAVAVWPFIDRAEKPEHFTRNYLDRPFPTAVGILGVTLVMVASIAGMDVIVAEILGTSTAVLRPYLIAALVLVPAAAGTLTYAILGGFEDGSGAGGEEATTDDRPSSATEGSSDD
- a CDS encoding molybdopterin-dependent oxidoreductase, coding for MTDTTNTSDESTRDESGTARRDFLKGAGVAAAVGATGLGSAQDLTEMTALEVVDDPIGNYPYRDWEDLYREEWDWDGKARSTHSVNCTGSCSWQVYTRNGQVWREEQAGDYPRFDESLPDPNPRGCQKGACFSDYVNADQRVTHPLRRTGERGEGKWERISWDEALTEIAEEVIDAVEDEEYDAISGFTPIPAMSPVSFASGSRLVNLLGGVSHSFYDWYSDLPPGQPITWGTQTENAESADWYNADYIIAWGSNINVTRIPDAKYFLEAGYDGAKRVGIFTDYSQTAIHCDEWIGPEPGSDTALALGMARTIVDEGLYDEEHLKEQTDMPLLVREDTGKFLRASEVSGLSVDADRPEKVFVMQDADGTLRTAPGSLGERDGQHDHSVSIELDFDPELAVKRTVGTTDGDIETRSVWLNLRDELSEYTPERVNEITGVGRQTHQKIAREFAEVDRAKIIHGKGVNDWYHNDLGNRSIQLLVTLTGNLGRQGTGLDHYVGQEKIWTFNGWKNLSFPTGSVRGVPTTLWTYYHAGIMENTDPDTAAKIRESIDKGWMPLYPSERDDSGRPDPRVMFVWRGNYFNQAKGNIAVEEELWPKLDLVVDINFRMDSTALNSDIVLPTASHYEKHDLSETDMHTYVHPFTPAVEPLGESKTDWQIFRDLAAKIQELAADRGTEPVDDRKFDRQIDLQSVHDDYVRDWLDDEPGALSEDKAAAEFILENSEETNPEGTDEQITFDEIDEQPKRLLETGDHWSSDIEEGEAYTPWKDYVQDKNPWPTFTGRQQYYIDHDWFLELDEQLPTHKEAPVLQEKSEYPLGYNTPHSRWSIHSTWRDSSKMLRLQRGEPTVYLNPDDAEERGIEDGDTVRVYNDLDSVEVQAKIYPSGEPGTVRHFFSWERFQYPDRNNFNSLVPMYMKPTQLVQYPEDTGEHLHFFPNYWGPTGVNSDVRIEVEKVEEGAASLDAGLLGESATELESPDSGSKSRGALGRVSDLLGGDD
- a CDS encoding DMSO reductase family iron-sulfur subunit produces the protein MSKTTEDATRQTDDDARQTDDTVRQTDDGDVSLAEGVDHQVAMVMDLNKCIGCQTCTIACKTNWTESGGREYMYWNNVETKPGAGYPRDWEELGGGWDEEGQSRTPGELPEKEDYGRAWDFNHEAIMYEGSDEPLRPMENADWGPNWDEDEGAGEYPNSYYFYLPRICNHCTHPSCVEACPRSAIYKREEDGIVLVDQDRCRGYRYCVEGCPYKKVFYNAQTKTSEKCIFCYPRIEGEGPEGEVRPPSCAEDCPPQLRHVGFLDDEDGPIHKLVNEYEVALRLHPEYRTEPNVYYIPPYAPPQTSESGETVDANRIPRNYLEELFGPEVESALNTITREREKAERGEESELMEILSTVNNDDQYRLEVFDDDG